In Pseudomonas alcaliphila JAB1, a single window of DNA contains:
- the nuoE gene encoding NADH-quinone oxidoreductase subunit NuoE, translated as MIMNTLIQTDRFVLSETERSAIEHEMHHYEDPRAASIEALKIVQKQRGWVPDGAADAIGAVLGIPASDVEGVATFYSQIFRQPVGRHVIRVCDSMTCYIGGHESVVSEMQKQLGIGLGQTTSDERFTLLPVCCLGNCDKAPALMIDDDTFGDVQPDGVAKLLEDYK; from the coding sequence CTGATCATGAATACGCTTATCCAGACAGACCGTTTCGTTCTCAGCGAAACCGAGCGCTCGGCCATCGAGCACGAGATGCACCACTACGAAGACCCGCGCGCCGCCAGCATCGAGGCGCTGAAGATCGTGCAGAAGCAGCGCGGCTGGGTGCCGGACGGCGCTGCCGATGCCATCGGCGCGGTCCTCGGCATTCCCGCCAGCGACGTCGAGGGCGTGGCCACCTTCTATAGCCAGATATTCCGCCAGCCGGTGGGCCGCCACGTGATTCGCGTATGCGACAGCATGACCTGCTACATCGGCGGCCATGAGTCGGTGGTCAGTGAGATGCAGAAGCAGCTTGGTATCGGCCTTGGCCAGACCACCAGCGATGAGCGCTTCACCCTGTTGCCGGTGTGCTGCCTGGGCAACTGCGACAAGGCCCCGGCGCTGATGATCGACGACGACACCTTCGGCGACGTTCAACCCGACGGCGTCGCCAAGCTGCTGGAGGACTACAAATGA